The Mycolicibacterium flavescens genome has a segment encoding these proteins:
- a CDS encoding transcriptional regulator — protein MAAPRPLNELPVTNQTPQERGDAARNRTLLLDAARRLIAERGADSVTTDDIATAAGVGKGTLFRRFGSRAGLMIVLLDEDEKAHQEAFLFGPPPLGPGAPPLERLLAYGRDRLTFVHKHHALLSDANRDPQMRFTTPATLHHRHVRVLLESAGTTGDLDAQAAALVALLDADYVWHQLQERGATIESLGDAWESVARKLCGR, from the coding sequence ATGGCCGCCCCTCGCCCGCTCAACGAGCTGCCGGTCACGAACCAGACTCCACAAGAACGCGGTGACGCGGCGCGCAACCGCACCTTACTTCTGGACGCCGCACGCCGTCTCATCGCCGAACGGGGTGCCGACTCGGTCACCACCGACGACATCGCCACCGCGGCAGGCGTCGGCAAGGGCACCCTGTTCCGCCGATTCGGCAGCCGCGCCGGGTTGATGATCGTGCTGCTCGACGAGGACGAAAAGGCACATCAGGAAGCGTTCCTGTTCGGTCCGCCGCCTCTGGGTCCCGGCGCGCCGCCGCTCGAGCGGCTGCTGGCCTACGGCCGGGATCGGTTGACGTTCGTCCACAAACATCACGCGCTGCTGTCCGACGCCAACCGGGACCCCCAGATGCGGTTCACCACCCCCGCGACCCTGCACCATCGCCACGTTCGGGTCCTGCTCGAATCCGCGGGCACGACAGGCGACCTCGATGCACAGGCCGCCGCGCTGGTGGCGTTGCTCGACGCGGACTATGTGTGGCATCAGCTCCAAGAGCGCGGCGCGACGATCGAGTCGCTCGGTGATGCGTGGGAGTCGGTGGCGCGCAAGCTGTGCGGCCGATGA
- the dinB_3 gene encoding nucleotidyltransferase/DNA polymerase involved in DNA repair yields MRRWVLHVDLDQFQAAVEIRRKPQLAGLPIVVGGNGDPNEPRKVVTCASYPARAYGVRAGMPLRSAARKCPEATFLRLDTDAYDEASEEVMGLLRDFGHPVEVWGWDEAYVGAELDDSHSPFEFAERIREVIAAETGLSCSVGISDNKQRAKVATGFAKPRREPGESAGVYQLTDENWMAVMGDREVDALWGIGPKTAKKLATMGISTVADLAGTDATVLTETFGPTTGLWILLLAKGGGDTDVSAAPWVPRSRSHVITFPRDLTERDEMNTAVVDLARQTLSEIVEQNRVVTRVAVTVRTKTFHTRTKIRKLPEPTVDETHVTRTALDILAQFELDRPVRLLGVRLELAPPDGGY; encoded by the coding sequence ATGAGGCGCTGGGTCCTGCACGTCGATCTCGACCAGTTCCAGGCCGCCGTCGAAATCCGCCGCAAGCCGCAACTGGCCGGTCTGCCGATCGTCGTTGGCGGCAACGGCGACCCGAACGAGCCCCGCAAGGTCGTGACGTGTGCGTCGTATCCGGCCAGGGCGTACGGCGTGCGGGCGGGCATGCCGTTGCGCAGCGCCGCCCGCAAGTGCCCGGAAGCGACGTTCCTTCGGTTGGACACCGATGCCTACGACGAAGCCTCCGAGGAGGTCATGGGCTTGCTGCGCGACTTCGGCCATCCGGTGGAGGTGTGGGGTTGGGATGAGGCCTACGTCGGCGCCGAGCTGGACGACTCGCACAGTCCGTTCGAGTTCGCCGAGCGGATCCGCGAGGTGATCGCCGCCGAAACGGGTCTGTCGTGCTCGGTGGGGATCAGCGACAACAAGCAGCGCGCCAAGGTCGCGACCGGTTTCGCCAAGCCGAGACGCGAGCCCGGTGAGTCGGCGGGGGTGTACCAACTCACCGACGAGAACTGGATGGCCGTGATGGGCGACCGTGAAGTCGACGCGCTCTGGGGAATCGGCCCGAAGACAGCGAAAAAGCTTGCGACGATGGGCATCAGCACCGTCGCCGACCTCGCAGGCACCGACGCTACGGTGCTCACTGAGACTTTCGGCCCGACCACCGGGCTGTGGATCCTGCTGCTGGCCAAGGGCGGCGGCGACACCGACGTCAGCGCCGCACCATGGGTGCCGCGGTCGCGCAGCCACGTCATCACCTTCCCCCGCGACCTGACCGAGCGCGACGAGATGAACACCGCGGTCGTCGATCTGGCGCGACAGACCCTGAGCGAGATCGTCGAGCAGAATCGGGTCGTCACCCGGGTGGCGGTAACGGTGCGAACCAAGACCTTCCACACCAGGACCAAGATCCGCAAGCTGCCCGAACCCACGGTGGACGAAACACACGTCACCCGAACGGCACTCGACATACTCGCCCAGTTCGAACTCGACCGCCCTGTCCGGTTGTTGGGTGTGCGACTCGAACTGGCGCCGCCGGACGGCGGGTACTGA
- a CDS encoding putative ATPase has product MLTTVAIRGYRSLREIVLPLAQLTVVTGANGTGKSSLYRALRLLADCGRGEVIGSLAREGGLQSVLWAGPEQLGGARRTGQVQGTTRTGPVSLEMGFAADDFGYLVDLGLPQMAGPESLFSLDPEIKREAVFAGPVMRNSSTLVRRTRDYVEARAENGRGFDKVTQAIPAYRSVLAEYAHPGAHPELAAVRDRLRNWRFYDGFRVDPAAPSRQRTVGTRTPVLSDDGSDLAAAIQTVIESGHDDLQRAIAKAFDGATVTISGHDGLFDLQLHQPGMLRPLRAAELSDGTLRFLLWAAALLSPRPPSLMVLNEPETSLHPDLVGPLASLVRAAADTTQVVVVTHSKALLGHLDTVPVGEDPEREAAAVEIPLYKDLGETRVEGLGMLTMPPWEWGKR; this is encoded by the coding sequence GTGCTCACCACGGTGGCCATCCGCGGCTATCGCTCGCTGCGCGAGATCGTGCTGCCGCTCGCGCAGCTGACCGTGGTCACCGGCGCCAACGGGACCGGTAAGTCGTCGCTGTATCGGGCGTTGCGCCTGCTCGCCGACTGCGGCCGCGGCGAGGTGATCGGATCGCTCGCCCGCGAGGGTGGACTGCAGTCGGTGCTGTGGGCGGGTCCCGAACAACTCGGCGGGGCGCGCCGCACCGGTCAAGTGCAAGGCACGACGCGCACGGGTCCGGTGTCACTCGAAATGGGTTTCGCCGCAGACGACTTCGGATACCTCGTCGACCTCGGCCTTCCTCAGATGGCGGGCCCTGAATCGCTGTTCTCACTCGATCCGGAGATCAAACGTGAGGCGGTGTTCGCCGGCCCCGTCATGCGCAACAGTTCGACCCTGGTGCGCCGGACCCGTGACTACGTCGAGGCGCGCGCCGAAAACGGACGCGGATTCGACAAAGTGACGCAAGCAATTCCGGCCTACCGCAGTGTGCTCGCCGAATACGCCCATCCCGGTGCGCATCCAGAACTTGCCGCCGTGCGGGACCGGTTGCGCAATTGGCGCTTCTACGACGGCTTTCGCGTCGACCCCGCGGCGCCCTCGCGGCAACGCACGGTCGGGACCCGCACACCCGTACTCTCCGACGACGGCAGCGACCTGGCCGCCGCGATCCAGACCGTCATCGAATCAGGCCACGACGACCTCCAACGGGCCATTGCCAAGGCCTTCGACGGCGCGACGGTGACCATATCCGGGCACGACGGGCTGTTCGATCTGCAGCTGCATCAGCCGGGTATGCTGCGACCGCTGCGGGCCGCCGAATTGTCCGACGGCACACTGCGGTTCCTTCTATGGGCCGCTGCGCTACTGAGCCCGCGGCCACCGTCGCTGATGGTGCTCAACGAACCGGAGACATCCCTGCACCCCGACCTGGTGGGCCCGCTGGCGTCGTTGGTCCGCGCCGCGGCCGACACCACGCAGGTCGTCGTCGTCACCCATTCCAAGGCCCTACTCGGACACCTCGACACCGTTCCCGTCGGCGAGGACCCCGAAAGGGAGGCGGCCGCAGTGGAGATCCCGTTGTACAAGGACCTCGGCGAGACACGGGTCGAGGGCCTCGGCATGCTGACCATGCCCCCATGGGAGTGGGGTAAGCGCTAA
- a CDS encoding short-chain alcohol dehydrogenase codes for MAHTGYANKRCFLTGAASGIGRATALKLAAEGAELYLTDRDAEGLEKTVADARALGAEVAEYRALDISDYDAVVAFADDIHSRHPAMDIVMNIAGVSAWGTVSTLTHQHWKSMVDINLMGPIHVIEAFVPRMVAAGTGGHIVNVSSAAGLVALPWHAAYSASKFGLRGMSEVLRFDLARHRIGVSVVVPGAVKTPLVQTVQIAGVDREDPRVKKWTDRFSGHAVSPERAAECILKGVRRNRFLIYTSTDIRALYLFKRTMWWPYSVAMRGANVLFTKALRPSAQRG; via the coding sequence ATGGCGCACACCGGGTATGCGAACAAGCGTTGTTTTCTGACCGGGGCCGCCAGCGGCATCGGCCGCGCGACCGCGTTGAAGCTGGCCGCCGAGGGCGCCGAGCTCTATCTGACCGACCGCGACGCCGAAGGTCTGGAGAAGACCGTCGCCGACGCGCGCGCCCTGGGCGCCGAAGTGGCCGAGTACCGCGCCCTTGATATCTCCGACTACGACGCGGTGGTCGCGTTCGCCGACGACATCCACTCGCGTCACCCGGCGATGGACATCGTGATGAACATCGCCGGGGTATCGGCGTGGGGCACCGTCTCGACGTTGACGCACCAACACTGGAAGTCCATGGTCGATATCAACCTGATGGGACCGATCCACGTCATCGAGGCGTTCGTGCCGCGGATGGTCGCGGCAGGCACGGGCGGCCACATCGTCAACGTGTCCTCGGCGGCCGGGCTGGTCGCGCTGCCCTGGCATGCGGCCTACAGTGCGAGCAAGTTCGGGCTGCGCGGCATGTCCGAAGTGCTGCGCTTCGATTTGGCTCGCCACCGCATCGGGGTGTCGGTGGTGGTTCCGGGCGCGGTGAAAACGCCTCTGGTGCAGACGGTTCAGATCGCCGGCGTCGACCGCGAAGACCCGCGGGTCAAGAAGTGGACCGACCGCTTCAGCGGTCACGCGGTCTCACCCGAGCGCGCCGCCGAGTGCATCCTCAAAGGCGTGCGGCGCAACCGGTTCCTGATTTACACCTCGACCGACATCAGGGCGCTCTATCTGTTCAAGCGCACCATGTGGTGGCCGTACAGCGTTGCGATGCGCGGGGCGAACGTGTTGTTCACCAAGGCACTGCGACCCTCTGCGCAACGCGGTTAG
- the ethR_3 gene encoding transcriptional regulator: MSAQPASQTRRSRGDRQRDAILTAVRDLVQQQPFADLSVSAISEHAGVARSGFYFYFDSKYAVLAEILAGAGEMLDSLTHHFAPREPGETPEAFAKRMVGSAAAVYANDDPVLTACAVARNTDAKIREMMDDFYDGIIDKLIALLENDADARPISGDLPALVRTMAATTTMTLTHDSTFVGRGIDPRRAVDTLERLWVAAFWGHMQPSGQP; the protein is encoded by the coding sequence ATGAGCGCCCAACCAGCATCGCAAACGCGTCGCAGCCGCGGTGACCGGCAGCGTGACGCAATCCTCACCGCCGTGCGCGACCTGGTGCAGCAACAGCCGTTCGCGGACCTGTCGGTCAGCGCGATCAGCGAACACGCCGGCGTCGCCCGTTCCGGGTTCTACTTCTACTTCGACTCCAAGTACGCGGTGCTCGCCGAGATCCTGGCCGGCGCCGGCGAGATGCTCGACAGCCTCACCCACCACTTCGCACCCCGCGAGCCGGGGGAGACGCCCGAGGCGTTCGCGAAACGGATGGTGGGCAGCGCGGCGGCGGTGTACGCCAACGACGATCCGGTGCTGACCGCGTGTGCGGTCGCTCGCAACACCGACGCCAAGATCCGCGAGATGATGGACGACTTCTACGACGGCATCATCGACAAGCTGATCGCGCTGCTGGAGAACGACGCCGACGCGCGCCCGATCTCCGGTGACCTCCCCGCGCTCGTCCGGACAATGGCCGCGACGACGACGATGACGCTGACGCACGACAGCACGTTCGTCGGCCGCGGCATCGACCCCCGCCGGGCCGTCGACACGCTCGAGCGGTTGTGGGTCGCGGCGTTCTGGGGACACATGCAGCCATCCGGCCAGCCATAA
- a CDS encoding cytochrome P450 has product MTATISTTDYLLDQAKRRLTPSFNNFPGMGIVERKLLNTDFPQKPMAEPPPGSDLKPVIGDAGLPILGHMIEMFRGGPDYLLHVYRKYGPLYYADSPALPAVAALGPDAAQAVYSNRNKDFSQQGWVPVIGPFFHRGLMLLDFEEHMFHRRIMQEAFVRSRLVGYQEQVDQVVSQVIANDWVVNDGRFLMYPAMKELTLDIASMVFMGHEPGSDKELVTKVNQAFTTTTRAGNAIIRKPVRPFTWWRGMQARKLLEEYFEERVKERRGKDGSDLLTVLCHTEDEDGNKFSDDDIVNHMIFLMMAAHDTSTSTATTMIYHLAKHPEWQERCREESDRLGDGPADIESLDKLESLDLVMNESIRLVTPVQWAMRQTVRDTELLGHYLPKGTNVIAYPGMNHRLEEFYPDPMKFDPLRFTEPRNEHKQHRYAFSPFGGGAHKCIGMTFGQLEVKTILHRLLRKYRLELPRPDYTTEWDYGGMPVPKDGMHIVLRPLH; this is encoded by the coding sequence ATGACCGCGACGATCAGCACGACGGACTATCTGCTCGACCAGGCCAAGCGCCGGTTGACCCCGTCGTTCAACAACTTCCCCGGCATGGGAATCGTTGAGCGCAAGCTGCTCAACACGGATTTCCCACAGAAGCCGATGGCCGAGCCGCCCCCGGGCAGCGATCTCAAGCCGGTGATCGGCGACGCCGGTCTGCCGATCCTCGGGCACATGATCGAGATGTTCCGTGGCGGACCGGACTATCTGCTGCACGTCTACCGCAAGTACGGCCCGCTGTACTACGCCGACTCGCCTGCGCTGCCCGCCGTCGCGGCGCTGGGCCCCGACGCCGCTCAGGCCGTCTACTCCAACCGCAACAAGGACTTCTCCCAGCAGGGCTGGGTTCCGGTGATCGGGCCGTTCTTCCATCGCGGCCTGATGCTCCTGGACTTCGAGGAGCACATGTTCCACCGGCGCATCATGCAAGAGGCGTTCGTCCGCTCCCGGCTGGTCGGATACCAGGAGCAGGTCGACCAAGTGGTCTCGCAGGTGATCGCCAACGACTGGGTCGTCAACGACGGGCGCTTCCTGATGTACCCGGCGATGAAGGAACTGACCCTCGACATCGCCTCGATGGTGTTCATGGGCCACGAACCCGGCTCCGACAAGGAACTGGTCACCAAGGTCAACCAGGCATTCACCACCACCACCCGCGCCGGCAACGCGATCATCCGCAAACCCGTGCGCCCGTTCACCTGGTGGCGCGGCATGCAGGCCCGCAAGCTGCTCGAGGAGTACTTCGAGGAGCGGGTCAAGGAACGCCGCGGCAAGGACGGCTCGGATCTGTTGACGGTGCTGTGCCACACCGAGGACGAGGACGGCAACAAGTTCTCCGACGATGACATCGTCAACCACATGATCTTCTTGATGATGGCCGCGCATGACACGTCGACCTCGACGGCGACGACGATGATCTACCACCTCGCCAAGCATCCCGAGTGGCAGGAGCGCTGCCGCGAGGAGTCCGATCGCCTCGGCGACGGGCCTGCCGACATCGAGTCGCTGGACAAGCTCGAGTCGCTGGATCTGGTGATGAACGAGTCGATCCGCCTGGTGACGCCGGTGCAGTGGGCCATGCGCCAAACCGTGCGGGACACCGAGTTGCTCGGCCACTACCTGCCGAAGGGCACCAACGTCATCGCCTATCCGGGGATGAACCACCGGCTCGAGGAGTTCTACCCCGACCCGATGAAGTTTGACCCGTTGCGGTTCACCGAGCCGCGCAACGAGCACAAGCAGCACCGCTACGCGTTCAGCCCCTTCGGCGGCGGGGCGCACAAGTGCATCGGCATGACCTTCGGCCAGCTGGAGGTCAAGACGATCCTGCACCGGCTGCTGCGCAAGTACCGGCTCGAACTGCCCCGCCCGGACTACACGACCGAGTGGGATTACGGCGGCATGCCGGTGCCCAAGGACGGCATGCACATCGTGCTGCGCCCGCTGCACTGA
- the yfcA_2 gene encoding putative permease, producing MTWALLFAAGVLGGLTGSIAGLASVATYPALLLFGLPPVTANVTNTVALVFNGIGSVLGSRPELKGQGRWILRTAPIAVFGGVAGAALLLTTPAEGFERSVPILLAVASVAILLPRRAPGDEPSTGRRRAAVVIEATAVFLICIYGGYFGAAAGVLLLALLLRTGHASLAEANAGKNVILGVANLVAAVVFAMLAPVQWGAMLVLGLGCLIGSRLGPVVVRHAPAGPLRVVIGAAGVALAVQLAIDTYA from the coding sequence ATGACGTGGGCCCTGCTGTTCGCCGCCGGCGTTCTCGGCGGGCTCACCGGCAGCATCGCCGGGTTGGCCTCGGTGGCCACCTATCCCGCGCTGCTGCTCTTCGGGTTGCCCCCGGTCACCGCCAATGTGACGAACACCGTGGCGCTCGTGTTCAACGGGATCGGCTCGGTGTTGGGGTCGCGTCCTGAACTCAAGGGGCAGGGCAGGTGGATCCTGCGCACCGCACCGATCGCGGTGTTCGGTGGTGTGGCCGGCGCCGCGCTGCTGCTCACCACGCCCGCCGAGGGCTTCGAGAGATCGGTGCCGATTCTGCTCGCGGTCGCCTCGGTCGCGATCCTGCTGCCCCGCCGGGCTCCCGGTGACGAGCCGAGCACGGGGCGTCGCCGTGCGGCGGTGGTCATCGAGGCGACCGCGGTGTTCCTGATCTGTATCTACGGCGGCTATTTCGGCGCTGCCGCGGGTGTGCTGCTGCTCGCGCTCCTGTTGCGCACCGGCCACGCCTCGCTCGCGGAGGCCAACGCGGGCAAGAACGTGATCCTGGGTGTGGCGAACCTCGTGGCGGCCGTGGTGTTCGCGATGCTGGCGCCGGTGCAGTGGGGTGCGATGTTGGTGCTGGGCTTGGGCTGTCTGATCGGCTCCCGGCTCGGGCCGGTCGTCGTGCGGCACGCACCCGCGGGGCCGTTGCGCGTCGTGATCGGCGCAGCCGGCGTAGCGCTGGCCGTCCAGCTGGCGATCGACACCTACGCCTAG
- a CDS encoding putative aminoglycoside phosphotransferase: protein MPDDAHRLPTLSHDDQAALQQWVRAEGLGTTVSDVEPLTGGTQNIVVRLLIDDRPMVLRRPPAHPRPTSDKTMLREIAALRTLAGTPVPHPGFIAGCEDLSVLGVVFYLMEVVDGFNPGDDMSEAYVRDPAMRHQVGLSYAASLAALGQVEWEGSPLAELKRPGSFLERQVPQFLRLLESYRHDRYDPESLAVTELAEWLASNLPPEGRPGVLHGDPHLSNVLLRRDRPEVAAFVDWEMCTIGDPLLDLGWMLICWPLETNTITAGAELAALGGLATRRELLDAYLEAGGRETSSLDWYVAMACFKLGIVIEGTWSRFLIGQASRDAGERLHANAQNLIDLGKRVIKGDSPFEL, encoded by the coding sequence ATGCCCGACGACGCGCATCGCCTTCCGACACTGAGCCACGACGACCAGGCCGCGCTGCAGCAGTGGGTGCGCGCGGAGGGTCTGGGCACGACGGTCAGCGATGTCGAACCGCTGACCGGCGGAACGCAGAACATCGTGGTGCGCTTGCTGATCGACGACCGGCCCATGGTGCTTCGACGACCGCCGGCCCATCCGCGGCCGACGAGCGACAAGACGATGCTGCGCGAGATCGCGGCGCTGCGGACGTTGGCGGGGACACCGGTGCCGCATCCCGGATTCATCGCCGGCTGTGAGGATCTCAGCGTCCTCGGCGTGGTCTTCTACCTGATGGAAGTGGTCGACGGCTTCAACCCCGGTGACGACATGTCCGAGGCCTACGTGCGCGATCCGGCGATGCGCCATCAAGTGGGGTTGTCGTATGCGGCGAGCCTGGCCGCGCTCGGGCAGGTCGAATGGGAGGGCAGCCCGCTCGCCGAGCTCAAACGGCCCGGATCCTTTCTGGAGCGTCAGGTTCCGCAGTTCCTCCGGCTGCTCGAAAGCTACCGGCACGACCGATACGACCCCGAGTCGCTGGCCGTGACCGAACTCGCTGAGTGGTTGGCGTCGAACCTACCGCCGGAGGGTCGTCCGGGTGTCCTGCACGGTGACCCGCACCTGAGCAATGTGCTGCTGCGTCGCGACAGGCCAGAGGTGGCGGCGTTCGTCGACTGGGAGATGTGCACGATCGGCGATCCGCTGCTCGATCTGGGCTGGATGCTGATCTGCTGGCCGCTGGAGACCAACACGATCACCGCGGGCGCAGAGCTCGCCGCGCTCGGCGGACTGGCCACCCGTCGTGAACTCCTCGACGCCTACCTCGAAGCCGGCGGCCGCGAAACATCAAGCCTCGATTGGTATGTCGCGATGGCGTGCTTCAAGCTGGGGATCGTCATCGAGGGCACCTGGTCGCGGTTCCTGATCGGTCAGGCGAGCCGGGACGCGGGGGAGCGGTTGCATGCCAACGCCCAGAACCTCATCGATCTCGGCAAGCGGGTGATCAAGGGCGACAGCCCCTTCGAGCTCTAG
- the fabG_27 gene encoding dehydrogenase yields the protein MEISGKKAIVVGGASGFGKATAELLAQRGADVAVLDRPQSKGKEVADAIGGSFFEVDVTDFEGTEKVLQQAIDKLGGLHIIVTTAGGGAAERTVKKDGPHSLDTFRKCVDLNLIGTFNISRLAGWQMSQQDLVDDEQEERGVIINTASIAAFEGQIGQVAYTASKAAIAGMCLTMARDMGSLGIRALAIAPSLFATGLTEGIPDEFAKALTKDAAFPKRLGKPEEYAKLVAAIVENPMLNGQCLRLDAGQRFAPK from the coding sequence GTGGAGATTTCTGGCAAGAAGGCCATCGTCGTCGGCGGAGCGTCGGGCTTCGGCAAGGCGACGGCCGAGTTGCTGGCTCAACGCGGCGCGGACGTGGCGGTTCTGGACCGCCCGCAGTCGAAGGGCAAGGAAGTGGCCGACGCTATCGGTGGCTCCTTCTTCGAGGTGGACGTCACCGACTTCGAGGGCACCGAGAAGGTGCTGCAGCAGGCGATCGACAAGCTCGGCGGGCTGCACATCATCGTGACGACGGCCGGTGGCGGCGCCGCCGAGCGCACGGTCAAGAAGGACGGCCCGCACAGCCTCGACACGTTCCGTAAGTGCGTGGACCTCAACCTCATCGGCACGTTCAACATCAGCAGGCTGGCCGGTTGGCAGATGAGCCAGCAGGATCTCGTCGACGACGAGCAGGAAGAGCGCGGCGTCATCATCAACACCGCCTCGATCGCGGCGTTCGAGGGCCAGATCGGGCAGGTCGCCTACACCGCGTCCAAGGCCGCGATCGCCGGGATGTGCCTGACGATGGCCCGCGACATGGGCAGCCTGGGCATCCGGGCGCTGGCGATCGCGCCGAGCCTGTTCGCCACGGGTCTGACCGAGGGCATTCCCGACGAGTTCGCCAAGGCACTGACCAAGGACGCGGCGTTCCCGAAGCGGCTCGGCAAGCCCGAGGAGTACGCCAAGCTGGTGGCCGCGATCGTCGAGAACCCGATGCTCAACGGCCAGTGCCTGCGCCTGGACGCCGGCCAGCGCTTCGCCCCCAAGTAG